The Leptospira terpstrae serovar Hualin str. LT 11-33 = ATCC 700639 nucleotide sequence TGATTGAATTCACTTCTAAGTTAGTTTCAGAAATGATAACGAAATTGAGTAGATAGTAGGAGGAAAAATGGCAGAAGAAACAAACGGGTCCGTGGATGAACAAAATGTGTCAGTCGAAGAAGGACAGACCATTACGGATGAAGCCATTGAACAAGCAGTAGAAGGTGCCGAGAAAGAACTCGATAACGCCAAAAAAGAAATCGAAACTTTAAAAGATTCTTGGTTAAGGGAACGTGCGGAGTTTCAAAACTACAAACGTCGAACTGCAAACGACTTGTTAAATGCAAGAAAAGAATCCATCAAGAAGTTTGCTGAAGGACTCACAGGTGCTTTAGACAACTTGGAGCGAGTATCCAACGTTCCGAACCAAACTCCGGAAGTTGTTGCTTTCGTTGAAGGAATCAAGATGGTTCAAAAGGAATTTTATTCCGTATTGGAAAAGGAAGGAATCAAACGTTTGGATCCGAAAGGAATGCCGTTTGACCCAATGCTAATGGAAGCAATTGCTTCCGAGGAAAGTGCAGAGTTTGCCGAAGAGACTGTTGTGGAAACTTACCAAGCTGGTTATTACCATGAAGAAGGTGAGAACAAACAATCCATTCGTCCTGCACGTGTAAAAGTGGGAAAACCACAAAGTTAATATTAGTAAGAAGGAGAAGACTATGTCTAAGGAAAAAATTATAGGTATCGATTTAGGAACCACTAACTCTTGTGTGGCGGTTATGGAAGGTGGAGATCCTGTTGTCATTCAAAACTCAGAAGGGGCAAGAACCACTCCTTCGATTGTTGCCTTCACAGCAAAGGGTGAAACCATTGTTGGTCAGTTCGCAAAGAACCAGGCAATAACGAATGCAGTAAATACGATTCGTTCTGCGAAACGTTTTATCGGTCGTCGTTTCAACGAGGCTGGTGACGAGTCAAAGATGGTATCTTACAAAGTGATTCGTGCTGGAAATGACGGAGTCAAATTTGAAACCGTTTCTGGTGAATTCACTCCACAAGAAATTGCGGCTCGTGTACTTCAAAAAATGAAAAAAACTGCAGAAGACTTTCTTGGCCATGAAGTGAAGAAAGCTGTGGTAACCGTGCCTGCATACTTCAATGACGAACAACGACAAGCAACTAAAGATGCAGGTCGAATTGCTGGCCTTGAAGTAGAACGTATCATCAACGAACCAACAGCTGCAGCTCTTGCTTATGGTTTTGATAAGAAAAAAACCAGTGCAAAGATCGCAGTATACGACTTAGGTGGTGGAACATTTGACGTTTCTATCCTTGAGCTTGGCGACGGGGTATTCGAAGTAAAATCCACAAATGGGGACACTCATCTTGGTGGGGATGACTTTGATAACGTAGTCATGCAGTGGATGATTGATGAGTTTAAAAAACAAACTGGGATTGATATCTCTGGAGATAAAAACACAGTACAACGATTGAAAGAAGCTGCTGAAAAAGCTAAAATCGAGTTGTCTGGAACATCTTCTACACAAATCAATCTACCGTTCATCACAGCAGATGCATCTGGTCCAAAACATTTGGATATGACACTCACCAAAGCAAAGTTTGATGAAATCACAAGATCACTAGTAGAAAGAACTCGCATTCCATGTATCAACGCATTGAAGGATGCTGGCTTAACTGCAAGTGAAATTGATGAAGTCATCCTTGTGGGTGGATCCATTCGTATCCCTGCGGTGCAAGCCCTTGTAAAAGAAATTTTTGGTAAAGAACCAAACAAATCAGTAAACCCTGATGAAGTAGTAGCAGTAGGTGCTGCGATCCAAGGGGGAGTTCTTGCAGGTGATGTAACCGATGTATTGTTACTTGATGTAACTCCACTTTCCCTCGGTATCGAAACTTTGGGTGGTGTGATGACAAAACTCATCGAAAGAAACACTACTATTCCTACAAGAAAATCACAAGTGTTCTCAACAGCGGCAGATAGCCAAACCACAGTTTCGGTTCATGTATTGCAAGGGGAACGTGAGATGGCAAGTGCCAATAGAACTCTAGGTCGTTTTGACTTAGTAGGAATTCCATCGGCACCAAGAGGAGTACCTCAAATCGAAGTAACTTTTGATATTGATGCGAACGGTATTGTTCACGTATCGGCAAAAGACTTAGGAACAGGAAAAGAACAAAAGATTCGTATTGAATCTTCTTCTGGATTGTCTGAAGAAGAAATCAAAAAGATGGTGAAGGATGCAGAAGCTCACGCGGAAGAAGATAAAAAACTTCGCGAAGCTGCGGATACTAAAAACGAATTGGAAGCGATTGTTTACCAATTGGAAAAAACCATCGGAGAATCTGCTGACAAACTCGACGAATCAGAAAAACAACGTGCTCAGGACGAAATCAAACGCGGTCGTGAAGCTATGGAATCTGGTGACGTGGAACGTATGAAAGCTTCTCGTGATTCCATCCAAGAAGTCGCAATGCAAATTGGACAAAAGATTTATTCACAAGCAGGTCCTGAAGCTGGTGCTCCGGGAGCGGATCCTGGTGCAAATGCAGGACAAGGTGCAAGTGAATCTTCTGCCGGTGGCGAAAAGGTCGTCGATGCGGATTACACCGTAGTCGATGAGGACAAAAAATAAATAGAGAAGAAGTAAAACTATGAGCGACCGTGGTTACTACGAAGTATTAGGCGTTTCGAAAGGTGCCTCTGATGATGAGATCAAGAGCGCCTATCGTAAGTTAGCCATCAAATATCACCCTGATAAAAATAAAGGTGATAAAGAAGCGGAAGAAAAATTCAAAGAGGCTACGGAAGCCTATGAAGTGTTACGTGATGCACAAAAACGTGCCGCGTACGATCAGTACGGCAAGGCCGGTGTCAATGCCGGTGCTGGCGGAGGATACGGGGCTGGTGCTTATACTGATTTCTCTGATATTTTTGGAGACTTCGGTGATATCTTCAGTGAATTTTTCGGAGGCGCAGGTGGTGCCGGTAGCCGCGGTGGTGGAAGAAGGTCCGGTCCTCAAAGAGGATCGGATTTACGTTATAATTTAGAAGTTAGTTTAGAAGATGCGGCCCTTGGTAAAGAATATAAAATTGAAATCCCACGACTTGAAACTTGTGTGGATTGTTCTGGTTCTGGCGCATCTAAAGGTTCTTCCCCAACAGTTTGTCCTGATTGTTCAGGAACTGGTCAAGTGAGAAGGACACAAGGATTCTTTAGTGTTACTACAACTTGCCCACGTTGTAAAGGAAAAGGAAAAGTCATTTCCAATCCTTGTAAAACATGTAAGGGAGAAGGCCTAACAGAGAAAAGACGAACTATTCATATTAAAATTCCTGCAGGTGTGGAATCCGGTAGCCGGCTAAAAGTTTCAGGCGAAGGAGAATCTGGCCCGAACGGTGGACCTAGTGGGGATTTGTATGTAGTCACACATATTAAAAAACACCCGACCTTTGAACGCCAAGGAAATGACTTAATAGTTCAAAAAACAATTTCATTGTCTATGGCTTGCCTCGGTGGTGAGATTGAAGTGCCTTCCATTGATGGAAAAACCATCAACTTAAAAATTCCAGAAGGAACAGAAAGTGGACAAATCTTCCGATTGAAAGGTCATGGAATTCCTTATCTTGGTTCTTACGGAAAAGGGGACCAACACGTAATCATCAAAGTCGAAATTCCCAAAAAACTTTCTAAAAAGCAGAGAGAACTTATGGAAGAATTTGCCCGCGAGTCCGGAGAAAAGGTTGGTAGCGGTGGAAAATCGAAGTTGTTTTTCCGCTGATCATTTGGAGTATTGAGAGCATCTATGGAGAAAAAAGTCCGACTCGGAGTCATCGGTACTGGCCACATGGGCCAATACCACGTAAACGTTGCTAAACAGCTAGCCGATGCTGAACTCATCGGGATATTTGATGCCAACTTAGAACGTGCCACTCAAATAGCTGAAAAACACAAAACAAAAGCGTTTTCTACAGTGGAAGAATTGTTAAAGGAAACAGATGCGATTGTCATTGCAGCACCAACTTTCCTTCATCATAAAATCGCAAAACAGGCATTAACTGAAAAGAAGCATGTTTTGGTGGAAAAACCTATTTCACAAACGGTAGAAGAAGCAAAAGAACTTGTGACTTTAGCAAAACAAAACAAATTAATTTTACAAGTAGGTCATGTTGAAAGGTTCAACGGTGCCGTGTTGGAGCTTGGTAAAATTGCCGAACATCCACTACTCATTGAGTCCAGAAGGATAGCACCATATAACAGTCGTATTACTGATGTTGGTGTAGTTTTGGATATGATGATTCACGACATTGATATTGTTTTGAACTTGGTAAAATCAGACGTGAAAGAAGTGAAAGCAGTTGGATCTTCTGTTGTATCGAATCACGAAGATATTGCCAGCGTGGTTCTTACTTTTGCCAATGGATGTGTTGCTTCCCTAAACGCTTCTCGTGCCTCCCAAGCAAAAATCAGAACACTCAACATTTCTCAAAAAGATTCTTACGTATTTTTAGATTTTACCAACCAAGAGATTGAGTTACATAGACAAGCAAGTTCAACGACTCAGCTTGGAAGTGGAGAAATCAAATATAGACAAGAATCGATTGTGGAAAAAATCTTTGTTCATAAAGACAACCCACTCAAACAGGAACATGAACACTTTGTTAAGTGCATTAAAGGAGAATCCGAACCTATGGTGAAGGGTGATTCTGATATTCGTACTTTAGAAGTGGCTTACAAAATCCTGGAAGAAATTCACGGCAAAAAATAATGACAGAAATTCCTGATTCAACTCGCGGAAAGTTACTTATTTCCAATTCAAGCGTGATTCAGGATTTTTTTCACAAAACCGTCATCCTTATGGTAGACCATGATGACGACGGTGCCTTTGGTCTTGTTTTAAATAAACCTACTGACCAAACAATGGAATCACTGATTAAAAATCTTCCAGACACTGTATATTCCAACAAACAAGTGTTTTCCGGTGGTCCTGTAGACAACATGTTTGTATCCATAATACACAATGGGAAACAAACGGAAGATCCGGGTGTGGAAATTGTTCCCGGAATTTATATGGCTAGAAGTTTCGATACTATGATTGAAGTTCTTTCCTCTGATCAGATTCAGTTTCGTGTTTTGCAAGGATATGCAGGTTGGTCATCAGGCCAATTGGAAAGTGAGTTTGATAGGTTGTCTTGGGTAGTTTCTGACCAGGTAGATGAATCAATTGTTTTTCGAGAA carries:
- the grpE gene encoding nucleotide exchange factor GrpE; protein product: MAEETNGSVDEQNVSVEEGQTITDEAIEQAVEGAEKELDNAKKEIETLKDSWLRERAEFQNYKRRTANDLLNARKESIKKFAEGLTGALDNLERVSNVPNQTPEVVAFVEGIKMVQKEFYSVLEKEGIKRLDPKGMPFDPMLMEAIASEESAEFAEETVVETYQAGYYHEEGENKQSIRPARVKVGKPQS
- the dnaK gene encoding molecular chaperone DnaK, which codes for MSKEKIIGIDLGTTNSCVAVMEGGDPVVIQNSEGARTTPSIVAFTAKGETIVGQFAKNQAITNAVNTIRSAKRFIGRRFNEAGDESKMVSYKVIRAGNDGVKFETVSGEFTPQEIAARVLQKMKKTAEDFLGHEVKKAVVTVPAYFNDEQRQATKDAGRIAGLEVERIINEPTAAALAYGFDKKKTSAKIAVYDLGGGTFDVSILELGDGVFEVKSTNGDTHLGGDDFDNVVMQWMIDEFKKQTGIDISGDKNTVQRLKEAAEKAKIELSGTSSTQINLPFITADASGPKHLDMTLTKAKFDEITRSLVERTRIPCINALKDAGLTASEIDEVILVGGSIRIPAVQALVKEIFGKEPNKSVNPDEVVAVGAAIQGGVLAGDVTDVLLLDVTPLSLGIETLGGVMTKLIERNTTIPTRKSQVFSTAADSQTTVSVHVLQGEREMASANRTLGRFDLVGIPSAPRGVPQIEVTFDIDANGIVHVSAKDLGTGKEQKIRIESSSGLSEEEIKKMVKDAEAHAEEDKKLREAADTKNELEAIVYQLEKTIGESADKLDESEKQRAQDEIKRGREAMESGDVERMKASRDSIQEVAMQIGQKIYSQAGPEAGAPGADPGANAGQGASESSAGGEKVVDADYTVVDEDKK
- the dnaJ gene encoding molecular chaperone DnaJ yields the protein MSDRGYYEVLGVSKGASDDEIKSAYRKLAIKYHPDKNKGDKEAEEKFKEATEAYEVLRDAQKRAAYDQYGKAGVNAGAGGGYGAGAYTDFSDIFGDFGDIFSEFFGGAGGAGSRGGGRRSGPQRGSDLRYNLEVSLEDAALGKEYKIEIPRLETCVDCSGSGASKGSSPTVCPDCSGTGQVRRTQGFFSVTTTCPRCKGKGKVISNPCKTCKGEGLTEKRRTIHIKIPAGVESGSRLKVSGEGESGPNGGPSGDLYVVTHIKKHPTFERQGNDLIVQKTISLSMACLGGEIEVPSIDGKTINLKIPEGTESGQIFRLKGHGIPYLGSYGKGDQHVIIKVEIPKKLSKKQRELMEEFARESGEKVGSGGKSKLFFR
- a CDS encoding Gfo/Idh/MocA family protein; this encodes MEKKVRLGVIGTGHMGQYHVNVAKQLADAELIGIFDANLERATQIAEKHKTKAFSTVEELLKETDAIVIAAPTFLHHKIAKQALTEKKHVLVEKPISQTVEEAKELVTLAKQNKLILQVGHVERFNGAVLELGKIAEHPLLIESRRIAPYNSRITDVGVVLDMMIHDIDIVLNLVKSDVKEVKAVGSSVVSNHEDIASVVLTFANGCVASLNASRASQAKIRTLNISQKDSYVFLDFTNQEIELHRQASSTTQLGSGEIKYRQESIVEKIFVHKDNPLKQEHEHFVKCIKGESEPMVKGDSDIRTLEVAYKILEEIHGKK
- a CDS encoding YqgE/AlgH family protein — protein: MPDSTRGKLLISNSSVIQDFFHKTVILMVDHDDDGAFGLVLNKPTDQTMESLIKNLPDTVYSNKQVFSGGPVDNMFVSIIHNGKQTEDPGVEIVPGIYMARSFDTMIEVLSSDQIQFRVLQGYAGWSSGQLESEFDRLSWVVSDQVDESIVFREDDPEVVWREALRSKGGIYKYFVDHTKDPSLN